A genomic segment from Fusarium fujikuroi IMI 58289 draft genome, chromosome FFUJ_chr04 encodes:
- a CDS encoding related to Vault poly, with protein sequence MASRHVFTQRLKPGVIFSAPGNLLSMPEGGWGDDTPIKRRKKPQRKSKNLGLDHFSHWVAKVTPYDEPYDNVDNFMLGKDIRGIGNDYRPYSISPYPEPEVGTASATTSEVTLCLPMLSVSLTATVDGTVAHTELVQKFHNPSDIIIESAKHVFPLYDGAAITSFECTIGDERRVRGVVKPKVQARKEFEEAVRDKVAAPALLEEHTPEIFETSLGNIPADTTVEIKITYVQELKVVMMESEATEGIALTIPMSIAPRYSKTPIEWEPASKVPEEKLDIWIKVADNGKVNHEGCDEESGHLLQFEGSKPVEYSSFLEKDASSKTYYVWRHVSEPAILRKDFVFVIQMKEGHHIKSRAIARHADDNGFAAVTVNIRPNDLFRNAIIPQSFTGELLFLLDQSESMEWSNGSPDYGRRHTGSRKIDVMREAMLLALSGIPSTCVFNIISWGSATMGLWETSRPHTQENIREAKGYVSQVEADMGGTDLLRALESVVKRRVQDRGSTQIIILTDGELEPEESIEFIWKKRQLFGDSIRFFALGIGDEVSHRLVESIAECGGGYSDVVHTTQTPRWHDRLNRLLKSALEPNSWSCDIDLGSQFERKDLTDFKLRDEKALESGKTPYIQAPFPISSLHPFSFASISFLIDLRHGGEPPKTVTISTTTAGAKKKTYELPIETSSGSDGTIHQLVAKSVLLDLQDQIKRGTAETKIAQENGENIGTMYSITSKWTSFVAISENQPTQTVEEQKMNHYKALFDEIDIDELLNNFSEDEYSSSGSSSIISYDARQSARRNSMGLPSTYSYPAIPGEAFRVLEPASGMPILAPTAAQSIPPPLPLGARLQPNFSGNSAHGYRRMPSWPNCSPPCGYAMQRMSHPQPAPDPKAELSSDPAPLISGQSLAYPQSPSNEATEANDQPEKDLQASEESDWSYLTSDRKVSGGSRYGRPPPIPAPVSRAAPARPPAGMSLSPGFMDGGQGARPALRECSLDEKNDEPKAPHPVGAPISQHVSNPVQIEPQGSEDIIAAGSLRVRSKEVPRPRPWEDQDSSESRAREDSVSDDIRLATRERVQDDSSPAFSGADFPLYPSNSHWREAERSERTRADTEYDGLSNSPSHLEGYARKDYVFPSARRFDDFASEDASDDGETFAFRLPNAIENTSPCRSPSADENGHVVEPSNSRPSSPSQATPMLIGHIPPSKPVATGERLCEKVHQFKESAQAGVAHEPMVTPNANRGIAIPAAVIKPEEPQVSDDSFKSRLRGRFDRSSSTRSSDPLEFVFGKTSKKSTIKERTSVPAGTSDSIVQHTVSDPPSSTPQDSAIPELSDPAPPGTHSDMCSGTLSEVSEVEEYSSAGWASRAEREVIPGGPKYPTYRALPIPRPVNYQHPGSRAPGSDGKDNGAMSATYIPAGSVNGLEPPQMNVYSGPPLLERYQGNPLYSFDWDDGAEHNSISRDSSESLSSQSNGYGPLDWQFAMECQDGQGLFDLGEKGPSLYLHFCSETAVKIGPKISALLHNSTTPEQEGDAVSARLLDTLMMIECYKTHRAQEEDTWDLMMERAWDAVISVLGLSDEEETLEELAGRLRGAMMHAHYVAATGVKDSEKDEDTTGTTRCPACDAIWRTTRQFFCPFDHESDGVDEFSRWDDFWRHQVDEGHVVCAQEVIYE encoded by the coding sequence ATGGCGAGCCGTCACGTCTTCACCCAACGACTCAAGCCCGGGGTCATATTCTCGGCCCCCGGCAACTTGTTGTCTATGCCCGAGGGAGGCTGGGGTGACGATACACCAATAAAACGACGGAAAAAACCCCAGAGAAAATCCAAAAACCTTGGCCTCGATCACTTTTCTCACTGGGTAGCGAAAGTGACGCCTTATGATGAACCGTACGATAATGTCGACAACTTCATGCTGGGTAAAGATATCCGAGGCATTGGAAATGATTACAGGCCCTACTCAATATCACCATACCCCGAACCTGAAGTAGGAACTGCGTCGGCGACAACGTCTGAGGTGACACTATGTCTACCGATGCTCAGCGTTTCATTGACGGCGACTGTGGATGGTACAGTTGCTCATACAGAGCTGGTACAGAAGTTTCACAATCCTTCTGACATTATCATCGAATCTGCGAAGCACGTGTTTCCTCTGTACGATGGAGCTGCCATCACATCCTTCGAATGCACCATTGGCGACGAACGCCGTGTCAGGGGTGTCGTCAAGCCCAAGGTGCAAGCACGAAAGGAATTTGAAGAAGCAGTCCGCGATAAAGTGGCAGCTCCCGCTCTGCTGGAAGAGCATACACCTGAGATCTTTGAGACATCTCTGGGGAACATTCCCGCAGATACAACTGTGGAGATCAAGATCACGTACGTTCAAGAGCTCAAGGTCGTCATGATGGAGTCAGAAGCGACAGAAGGTATAGCTCTTACGATTCCGATGTCTATCGCTCCACGCTATAGTAAAACGCCAATTGAGTGGGAACCTGCATCGAAGGTAccagaggagaagcttgataTATGGATCAAGGTCGCGGATAATGGAAAGGTCAACCATGAAGGTTGTGATGAGGAGTCAGGTCACCTCCTTCAATTCGAGGGTTCTAAACCTGTCGAGTACTCCAGCTTTCTGGAAAAGGATGCATCATCTAAGACCTACTATGTTTGGCGTCATGTATCTGAGCCAGCCATTCTCAGAAAGGACTTTGTGTTTGTCATTCAAATGAAAGAAGGCCACCATATCAAGTCCAGAGCCATCGCCCGTCATGCTGACGACAATGGTTTCGCCGCCGTGACGGTAAACATCCGGCCCAACGATCTCTTCCGGAACGCCATCATTCCACAATCATTCACTGGAGAgcttttgtttcttcttgaTCAGTCTGAATCTATGGAATGGTCAAACGGTTCACCAGACTATGGCAGACGTCACACCGGATCACGCAAGATTGATGTGATGCGGGAGGCAATGCTGCTAGCTCTTTCAGGCATACCGTCAACATGTGTCTTCAATATTATTTCCTGGGGCTCGGCAACAATGGGTCTTTGGGAGACCTCGCGGCCTCACACACAGGAAAACATTAGAGAAGCCAAGGGTTACGTGTCTCAGGTAGAGGCTGACATGGGCGGGACGGATCTCCTTCGGGCGTTGGAATCCGTGGTGAAGCGACGAGTGCAGGACAGAGGATCAACGCAAATCATCATTCTCACAGATGGCGAACTGGAGCCGGAAGAGTCTATAGAGTTCATCTGGAAGAAACGTCAGCTGTTTGGAGATAGCATTCGGTTCTTTGCCCTAGGCATTGGAGACGAAGTATCTCATCGTCTCGTTGAGAGTATCGCGGAGTGTGGTGGTGGCTACAGTGATGTAGTCCATACTACGCAGACACCGAGATGGCATGATCGATTGAATCGGTTGCTGAAGTCAGCGCTGGAGCCAAACAGCTGGAGCTGTGATATTGATCTCGGCAGTCAGTTCGAGCGGAAGGACCTTACCGATTTCAAGCTCAGAGATGAAAAAGCTTTGGAGAGTGGAAAGACACCTTACATCCAAGCCCCCTTTCCAATCTCGTCTCTGCATCCATTCAGCTTTGCCTCCATCTCTTTCTTGATCGATCTTCGTCACGGTGGGGAGCCCCCCAAGACTGTGACTATAAGCACAACAACAGCTGgtgcaaagaagaagacttaCGAGCTACCCATCGAGACTTCATCAGGCAGCGATGGCACAATCCACCAATTAGTGGCCAAATCGGTTCTTCTGGATCTTCAGGATCAGATCAAACGCGGGACAGCTGAGACGAAGATTGCTCAAGAAAATGGAGAGAATATTGGCACCATGTACTCCATCACCAGCAAGTGGACAAGCTTCGTGGCTATCTCGGAAAACCAGCCTACCCAGACTGTTGAAGAGCAAAAGATGAATCACTACAAGGCGCTTTTTGATGAGATAGACATtgacgagcttctcaacaacttcagtGAAGACGAGTATTCATCTTCGGGCTCTTCCAGTATCATTAGCTATGATGCCCGTCAAAGCGCCCGAAGGAATAGTATGGGGTTACCATCAACATACAGCTACCCTGCTATTCCAGGAGAGGCTTTCCGAGTCCTCGAGCCCGCGAGTGGGATGCCAATACTAGCTCCTACGGCAGCGCAGAGTataccaccaccactacCACTCGGAGCGAGGCTACAACCGAATTTCTCAGGCAACAGTGCTCATGGGTATCGTAGAATGCCGAGTTGGCCCAAttgttctcctccttgtGGTTATGCAATGCAACGCATGAGCCACCCTCAGCCCGCTCCCGATCCGAAGGCAGAACTTTCTAGTGATCCCGCCCCCCTTATCTCCGGGCAAAGCCTCGCCTACCCTCAGAGTCCTAGCAATGAAGCCACGGAGGCAAATGACCAGCCAGAGAAGGATCTGCAAGCCTCTGAGGAATCTGATTGGTCTTATTTGACGAGTGATAGGAAAGTTTCCGGGGGCAGTAGGTATGGCAGACCACCCCCAATACCAGCTCCCGTGTCTAGGGCTGCACCAGCACGGCCACCGGCTGGGATGAGTTTATCACCTGGATTCATGGACGGTGGCCAAGGTGCACGTCCTGCGCTTAGAGAGTGCTCTTTGGATGAGAAAAATGATGAGCCCAAAGCCCCACATCCAGTGGGAGCCCCTATCTCCCAGCACGTGAGCAATCCAGTACAGATAGAGCCGCAAGGATCTGAGGATATAATTGCAGCTGGGAGTCTAAGAGTACGCTCGAAGGAGGTGCCTAGGCCGAGACCTTGGGAAGACCAGGACTCTAGTGAGTCCCGAGCCAGGGAAGACAGTGTTAGCGACGATATTCGCCTCGCTACAAGAGAGCGCGTTCAAGACGACAGTTCCCCGGCATTTAGTGGCGCGGACTTCCCTCTTTATCCTAGTAACTCCCATTGGCGAGAAGCAGAAAGATCGGAGCGTACGCGAGCGGATACTGAATACGACGGTCTGTCAAACTCACCATCACACTTGGAAGGATACGCTCGAAAAGATTATGTTTTCCCTAGCGCCCGGCGATTTGACGACTTTGCTTCCGAGGACGCTTCAGATGACGGTGAGACTTTTGCTTTTCGGCTACCGAATGCCATTGAAAACACTTCACCTTGTCGATCCCCCAGCGCGGATGAAAACGGCCACGTCGTTGAGCCTTCCAACTCGAGGCCATCCTCTCCGTCGCAGGCAACACCAATGCTCATCGGACACATTCCACCTAGCAAGCCTGTCGCTACTGGTGAGAGACTCTGTGAAAAGGTCCATCAATTCAAGGAATCTGCCCAAGCAGGGGTTGCTCATGAGCCCATGGTCACACCTAACGCCAATCGTGGAATCGCCATACCGGCAGCTGTTATAAAGCCGGAAGAACCACAAGTATCTGATGACAGTTTCAAGTCAAGACTGCGAGGTCGTTTTGATAGGTCATCGAGCACCCGGTCTAGTGATCCTCTGGAATTCGTTTTTGGAAAGACATCGAAAAAGTCAACAATTAAGGAGCGCACGTCAGTGCCAGCGGGTACGTCAGACAGCATCGTGCAGCATACTGTGTCAGACCCACCATCATCTACGCCACAAGACTCTGCAATTCCCGAGCTTTCGGATCCTGCACCACCTGGGACACACAGCGATATGTGTTCTGGCACATTGTCTGAGGTgtctgaggttgaggagtaCTCATCGGCTGGTTGGGCCTCACGGGCAGAGCGAGAGGTTATACCTGGTGGTCCTAAATACCCTACCTACAGAGCCCTTCCCATTCCCAGGCCTGTGAATTATCAACATCCTGGCTCGAGAGCTCCAGGCAGCGACGGGAAGGATAATGGGGCAATGAGCGCCACGTACATTCCGGCGGGCAGTGTGAATGGTCTTGAGCCTCCTCAGATGAATGTTTACTCAGGGCCACCTCTTTTGGAAAGATATCAAGGCAACCCTTTATATTCTTTCGACTGGGATGATGGTGCAGAACACAATTCGATTAGTCGGGACAGTTCAGAGTCGCTCTCATCTCAATCAAACGGCTATGGCCCACTGGACTGGCAGTTCGCGATGGAGTGTCAAGATGGTCAGGGTCTCTTCGATCTTGGTGAGAAAGGGCCATCTCTATACCTGCATTTTTGTTCGGAAACCGCCGTGAAGATCGGTCCCAAGATTTCCGCGCTTCTGCATAACTCCACGACCCCAGAACAAGAGGGGGATGCTGTATCTGCCCGACTTCTTGAtacgttgatgatgatcgaGTGTTACAAGACGCACCGGgcgcaggaggaggatacCTGGGATCTGATGATGGAGCGGGCGTGGGACGCGGTGATATCGGTTCTTGGACTctcagatgaggaagaaacaCTGGAGGAACTGGCGGGTCGATTGAGGGGAGCTATGATGCATGCGCATTATGTTGCAGCAACGGGAGTCAAGGACtcggagaaggatgaggatacaACGGGCACTACGAGATGTCCAGCCTGTGATGCGATTTGGCGAACAACAAGACAATTCTTTTGTCCGTTTGATCACGAATCTGACGGCGTTGATGAGTTTTCGAGATGGGATGATTTTTGGAGACATCAGGTGGACGAGGGACATGTCGTTTGTGCTCAGGAGGTCATTTACgagtaa
- a CDS encoding related to peptidase yuxL: protein MAQSTTPGFDKAYAQTLCDLQVPKFIKFSPNGRQILYSTSLIGGHRKGKNALSTLWIASSTEPNSSRQLTSGLFNDTSPKWHPDRNRIAFLSDRAKVGESSAIYMLRMDGGDAIPITDVENEEDIESFLFSPDGKTIAYVSPDEKSEEEKEKSEKDEPDPELWGEKWEYARLRLVDVESHETKVLFGGETYIGEFCWSPDGKNIAFMSTENPHIEEAMLTGTTISTVDVETGEVTELCKIMNEPYDLTWAPDGQVYFITGVPADKDSGGRAVYKTDPKADTGDFAKVACGVDDDAGGLHVVGDKVLVNRQVRLVDVISELGGDDLFDEEKEFWVYDIFIDPETGTSTLAASLSDVGTPYDIFVIEKGKEKIKISNHGKPLADRSLGSCTVLTCRSTDDEVELDGLYLTPTSKANSNKTPAEPLPTFVLIHGGPTSRDTDTFDTTCFNWAPYILSKGYGILLPQYRGSSGRGEKFASYSMGGQGKYDYADVVAITDNAIKKGFADPKKLIVGGWSQGGLLTYLCSVRNGLHGLGWRFNAAIAGAGVCDIESLALTADLGSTYEIELAGGDTIWTLNRDDTRNRQGSALWEISGAVKHTQETGEMVIPPMLILHGDKDERCPFSQAEGFRRALRHWGLKYEFVKFPGEGHGIEQQRYWFDMFERIGRWCDTYIGDGQVKLAMR, encoded by the coding sequence ATGGCCCAATCCACGACTCCAGGTTTTGACAAAGCCTACGCCCAAACCCTCTGTGATCTCCAAGTCCCCAAATTCATTAAATTCTCTCCCAACGGCCGACAAATCTTGTACTCCACCAGTCTCATCGGTGGCCATCGTAAAGGCAAAAACGCTCTGTCAACGCTCTGGATTGCATCATCCACCGAACCAAACTCATCTCGCCAACTAACGTCCGGTCTCTTCAACGACACATCTCCAAAATGGCATCCTGACAGAAATAGAATCGCTTTTCTGTCGGACCGTGCGAAAGTGGGTGAATCTTCGGCGATTTACATGCTCAGAATGGACGGTGGTGATGCGATTCCTATAACcgatgttgagaatgaggaggatATTGAGAGCTTTCTGTTTTCGCCTGATGGCAAGACTATTGCGTATGTTTCACCAGATGAGAAatcggaggaggagaaggagaagagtgAGAAGGATGAGCCTGATCCTGAACTCTGGGGCGAGAAATGGGAGTATGCTAGATTGAGACTCGTCGATGTGGAATCTCACGAGACAAAGGTTCTCTTTGGCGGAGAGACTTACATTGGCGAATTTTGTTGGAGTCCCGATGGGAAGAATATTGCTTTTATGAGCACAGAGAACCCTCATATCGAAGAGGCGATGTTGACGGGCACGACTATCTCAACAGTTGATGTCGAGACTGGCGAGGTCACAGAGCTCTGTAAGATCATGAACGAACCGTATGATCTTACCTGGGCGCCAGATGGACAGGTGTATTTCATCACAGGTGTGCCTGCTGATAAAGATtctggaggaagagctgTCTACAAAACTGATCCCAAGGCTGACACTGGGGACTTCGCAAAGGTTGCatgtggtgttgatgatgatgccggAGGTCTTCATGTCGTTGGTGACAAAGTTCTTGTGAACCGTCAGGTTAGGCTCGTTGATGTGATCAGTGAACTAGGAGGCGACGATCTGTTCGATGAGGAAAAGGAGTTCTGGGTATATGATATTTTCATCGACCCAGAGACTGGGACTTCGACTCTTGCAGCAAGCTTGTCAGATGTTGGAACCCCTTACGACATCTTCGTTATCGAGaagggcaaagagaagatcaagatttCCAACCACGGAAAGCCACTTGCAGACAGATCCCTCGGTTCATGCACAGTTCTCACCTGTCGTTCCACCGACGATGAAGTCGAACTCGACGGTCTCTACCTCACCCCAACTTCCAAAGCAAACTCCAACAAGACCCCAGCTGAGCCCCTCCCAACATTCGTCCTCATCCACGGGGGCCCAACATCTCGCGACACCGATACCTTCGATACAACATGTTTCAACTGGGCTCCATATATCCTGTCAAAAGGCTACGGCATTCTCCTCCCTCAGTATCGCGGCTCAAGCGGTCGCGGAGAAAAGTTTGCTTCATACAGTATGGGAGGACAGGGGAAGTATGACTACGCTGATGTGGTGGCTATCACTGATAACGCTATCAAGAAGGGCTTTGCAGATCCAAAGAAGCTTATTGTTGGGGGTTGGAGTCAAGGTGGTCTTTTGACGTATCTGTGCAGCGTACGCAATGGTCTCCATGGCCTGGGATGGCGCTTCAACGCAGCTATCGCCGGAGCGGGTGTCTGCGATATCGAAAGTCTTGCGCTTACAGCTGATCTCGGCTCAACGTATGAGATCGAACTCGCGGGCGGTGATACCATTTGGACTCTCAACCGCGACGATACACGAAATCGACAAGGCAGTGCGCTCTGGGAAATTTCCGGTGCAGTGAAGCATACGCAAGAAACAGGGGAGATGGTCATCCCGCCCATGCTGATTCTTCACGGTGACAAGGATGAGCGATGTCCCTTTTCACAGGCGGAGGGGTTCAGGAGGGCCTTGAGGCATTGGGGGTTGAAGTACGAGTTTGTCAAGTTTCCCGGGGAGGGGCATGGGATTGAACAGCAGAGGTATTGGTTTGATATGTTTGAGAGGATTGGGAGGTGGTGTGATACGTATATTGGGGATGGGCAGGTGAAGCTGgcgatgagatga
- a CDS encoding related to SAM-dependent methyltransferases → MSTLALPSSSLPPLFTLPQRSEADIFNALHYLAAIYCPLSFPFSKELGDVKHAFAEVDSGYTSGNEDDEGELTPATIRADVHEKSFSERWLTGLISRVESLEIFSSEEASQRALDQAAYIFESLFASALDEDDQNSPFLREFSFEANVPGVEKKQISVQLNDGLAGTNDTDFEDVGLQSWGASIVFSNLMCTDPERFGLTDLDPSEHNRIIELGAGTGLVSLVLGKLIPALGINDSKIIATDYHPAVLSNLESNISINYPSTSPVQASPLDWADFSNIAPFDIPANMLFATDVVYAPEHARWLRDCATRLLSDDGVFWLLVTIRPNGKFAGIGDTVEAAFAERDRLRGKNGRRLDILERQKLDKRSGVGRGDESHYELFRIGWA, encoded by the coding sequence ATGAGCACCCTCGCGCTGCCGTCGAGCAGCTTACCGCCTTTGTTCACGCTCCCTCAACGCTCCGAGGCAGATATTTTCAACGCGCTGCATTACTTGGCGGCTATTTACTGTCCTTTATCGTTTCCTTTCTCGAAGGAGTTGGGGGATGTGAAGCATGCTTTTGCCGAGGTGGATTCGGGATATACCTCTGGgaacgaagatgatgagggggAACTGACGCCTGCGACTATTCGGGCGGATGTCCATGAGAAATCCTTTTCTGAGCGCTGGTTAACGGGTCTTATCTCACGTGTTGAAAGTCTTGAGATTTTTTCATCCGAGGAAGCGAGTCAGCGGGCGCTGGACCAGGCGGCGTATATTTTTGAGTCACTTTTCGCCAGTGccttggatgaagatgaccagAACTCTCCGTTTTTGAGGGAGTTTTCGTTTGAGGCCAATGTCCCCGGcgtggagaagaagcagatttCTGTTCAACTGAACGACGGACTCGCCGGGACGAATGATACAGATTTTGAAGATGTTGGACTCCAAAGTTGGGGCGCCTCGATCGTTTTTTCGAATCTCATGTGTACAGACCCAGAAAGATTCGGTCTGACAGATCTTGATCCTTCTGAGCATAATCGCATTATCGAGCTTGGTGCAGGCACCGGGCTCGTAAGCCTCGTCCTTGGAAAACTCATTCCCGCACTCGGTATCAACGACTCCAAAATCATCGCAACAGACTACCACCCAGCCGTTCTATCAAATCTCGAGTCCAACATATCCATCAACTACCCCTCCACCTCCCCCGTTCAAGCATCACCCCTCGACTGGGCTGATTTCTCCAACATCGCCCCCTTCGACATCCCAGCAAACATGCTCTTCGCTACAGATGTAGTATACGCTCCCGAGCACGCACGCTGGCTGCGTGATTGCGCAACACGACTTCTCTcagatgatggtgttttctgGTTGTTGGTTACGATACGGCCGAATGGGAAGTTTGCGGGTATTGGAGATACTGTTGAAGCTGCTTTTGCGGAGAGGGATAGATTGCGGGGGAAGAATGGGAGGAGATTGGATATTTTGGAGAGGCAGAAGTTGGATAAGAGGAGTGGTGTTGGGAGGGGTGACGAGAGTCATTATGAGCTTTTTAGAATTGGTTGGGCATAG